The genome window CTGACCGTTCTCGAGTTTTTTCGAAGTTCCGTCCTGATAATACGTTCCCACGTCGTGCACATCCATTCCGAGATAGTGACTCGTTCTGTGCATATAATATTTTTTGAATGTTCCCTGCTCTAAAACGGATTCGACGTTTCCTTCGAGCAACTTCAAATCCAACAAACCTTCCACGAGAGTTTTGACCGCCCGGTTGTGGATCGCGACGAACTCGGTTCCTTCCTTCGTGTTTGCGACCGCTTCTTTTTGCGCCTTCAATACGACTTCGTAAACGGCTTTCTGCTCTGCGGAGAATTTTTTTCCCACCGGAAAATTTCTGGTCACGTCCGCGGTGTAATATCCCTTTTCCGCGCCGCTGTCCACGAGCACGAGTTCTCCTTCGTTCAACTGACAGTTGTTAGACGTATAATGAAGGATCGTGGCATTCTTCCCTCCTGCTACGATATGTCCGTAACCTCCGCCCCAAGCCCCGTGTTTCAAGTATTCCGATTCGAGGATGGCTTCGAGTTCGTATTCGAACATTCCCGGTTTGGATTCGCGCATCAATCGATCGTGACCGAGAGCGGTGATTCTCGCCGATTCCTTAAGCGCTTCCACCTCAAGAGGAGATTTGAACATTCGCATCCAGTGTAGAAAATCGGGGGATTCGATCCTTCGCGGACCGAATTTTCCCTCTCTCGATCTT of Leptospira sanjuanensis contains these proteins:
- a CDS encoding aminopeptidase P N-terminal domain-containing protein gives rise to the protein MNQNPYKQRIADVQKRLKEGEVLIVFAASHLIRNRDVDYKFRQDSDYYYLTGLDESDGILILKNSYKAVFVLPKDKEKEIWTGIRIGKEQAKNRLGLDESFDTTEWESKLDEILVNQHTLYHFFGKNLARDSKLIEWIYSLNQRSREGKFGPRRIESPDFLHWMRMFKSPLEVEALKESARITALGHDRLMRESKPGMFEYELEAILESEYLKHGAWGGGYGHIVAGGKNATILHYTSNNCQLNEGELVLVDSGAEKGYYTADVTRNFPVGKKFSAEQKAVYEVVLKAQKEAVANTKEGTEFVAIHNRAVKTLVEGLLDLKLLEGNVESVLEQGTFKKYYMHRTSHYLGMDVHDVGTYYQDGTSKKLENGQVITIEPGLYFDPEDETIPERFRGIGIRIEDDVLVQGATPVNLTSMIPKEIEEIESRKRG